In Bos indicus isolate NIAB-ARS_2022 breed Sahiwal x Tharparkar chromosome 19, NIAB-ARS_B.indTharparkar_mat_pri_1.0, whole genome shotgun sequence, the following proteins share a genomic window:
- the GGT6 gene encoding glutathione hydrolase 6 isoform X1, producing MEPEAGPVLYQKLRVWEPSLESEEEEEEISEQLILDASGPHDSSGNKAGRLPGAWAQLVAALLLLAVGFSLAVRQLCSSGASPGALGSGAPPASGHSHRPGVYHHGAIISPAAECSRLGRELFVAGGNIVDAGVGAALCLAVVHPHTTGLGATYWGLFHNSSSGNSTALTLGPAQTLAPGLGLPSALPALHMLHTHFGRLPWPHLLVGPISLAQKGFLVDTSLASALAAQDTKGLCPLLCHANGTPLGPGTQVTNTKLAAVLHKASLAPTPDLSGDALLSLLAEDLGLEGPSVGPRPTLEPALQLPLPQGILFTTPSPSAGPELLELLEASLQSAGPSPAPCPALPQAAAAPRSSVLATVDSSGSVLLLTSSLNSSFGSGHLSPSTGVLLSNLVAESAAGAWACPLIFRDISDDTEVDVLGLVASGTPAAARVMTHALLSHLARPQTPDQQGPTESPRACAQGTLLQVAAHTEHAHVSSVPSGCCPFQGF from the exons ATGGAACCCGAAGCAGGGCCTGTGCTCTACCAGAAGCTGCGGGTCTGGGAGCCGAGCCTGGAGtccgaggaggaagaggaggagatttCGGAGCAGCTCATTCTGGATGCCTCCGGGCCCCACGACTCCTCTGG GAACAAGGCTGGCCGTCTGCCCGGGGCCTGGGCCCAACTGGTGGCCGCCCTGCTGTTGCTGGCCGTCGGCTTCTCCCTGGCCGTGAGGCAACTCTGCAGCAGTGGTGCCTCTCCAGGAGCCTTGGGCTCTGGGGCCCCTCCAGCCAGCGGGCACTCCCACAGGCCTGGCGTGTACCACCACGGCGCCATCATCAGCCCAGCAG CTGAGTGCTCCCGCCTGGGTCGAGAGCTGTTTGTTGCTGGGGGCAACATCGTGGATGCTGGAGTTGGAGCAGCCTTGTGTCTGGCAGTGGTCCATCCTCACACCACAGGGCTAG GTGCCACGTACTGGGGCCTCTTCCACAATAGCTCCTCGGGCAACTCCACCGCCCTGACATTGGGCCCAGCCCAGACCCTGGCCCCCGGCCTGGGGCTGCCCTCAGCTCTGCCCGCCCTCCACATGCTGCATACTCACTTCGGCCGCCTGCCCTGGCCACACCTGCTGGTGGGCCCCATCTCACTGGCTCAAAAGGGCTTTCTGGTGGACACATCCCTGGCCAGCGCCCTGGCAGCCCAGGACACCAAGGGCCTCTGTCCACTACTTTGCCATGCTAACGGGACACCCCTGGGCCCTGGGACCCAAGTCACCAACACCAAGCTGGCAGCTGTGCTCCACAAGGCCTCActggcccccaccccagacctctcCGGGGATGCCCTGCTGAGTCTGCTGGCCGAAGACCTGGGGTTGGAGGGCCCCTCAGTCGGGCCCAGGCCCACCTTGGAGCCAGCCCTGCAGCTACCTTTGCCCCAGGGCATCCTGttcaccacccccagcccctcagcTGGCCCAGAACTGCTGGAGCTGCTGGAAGCATCTCTACAGTCTGCAGGGCCCAGCCCTGCGCCCTGCCCAGCACTCCCGCAAGCTGCTGCAGCCCCCAGGAGCAGTGTCCTGGCCACCGTGGACAGCAGCGGCTCCGTCCTCCTTCTCACCTCCTCGCTCAACAGCTCCTTCGGCTCTGGACACCTGTCCCCAAGCACCGGGGTTCTACTCAGCAACCTGGTGGCTGAGTCTGCAGCTGGTGCTTGGGCCTGTCCCCTCATCTTTCGTGACATCTCAGATGACACAGAGGTTGATGTGTTGGGGCTGGTGGCTTCAGGGACCCCTGCAGCTGCCAGAGTCATGACTCACGCTCTGCTCAGCCACCTGGCCAGGCCCCAAACCCCAGACCAGCAAGGACCAACAGAGAGCCCCAGAGCTTGTGCCCAGGGGACCCTGCTCCAGGTGGCAGCCCACACGGAGCACGCCCATGTCTCCAGTGTCCCCAGTGGCTGCTGCCCCTTCCAGGGGTTTTAA
- the GGT6 gene encoding glutathione hydrolase 6 isoform X2, whose product MEPEAGPVLYQKLRVWEPSLESEEEEEEISEQLILDASGPHDSSGNKAGRLPGAWAQLVAALLLLAVGFSLAVRQLCSSGASPGALGSGAPPASGHSHRPGVYHHGAIISPAAECSRLGRELFVAGGNIVDAGVGAALCLAVVHPHTTGLGHCCSPQEQCPGHRGQQRLRPPSHLLAQQLLRLWTPVPKHRGSTQQPGG is encoded by the exons ATGGAACCCGAAGCAGGGCCTGTGCTCTACCAGAAGCTGCGGGTCTGGGAGCCGAGCCTGGAGtccgaggaggaagaggaggagatttCGGAGCAGCTCATTCTGGATGCCTCCGGGCCCCACGACTCCTCTGG GAACAAGGCTGGCCGTCTGCCCGGGGCCTGGGCCCAACTGGTGGCCGCCCTGCTGTTGCTGGCCGTCGGCTTCTCCCTGGCCGTGAGGCAACTCTGCAGCAGTGGTGCCTCTCCAGGAGCCTTGGGCTCTGGGGCCCCTCCAGCCAGCGGGCACTCCCACAGGCCTGGCGTGTACCACCACGGCGCCATCATCAGCCCAGCAG CTGAGTGCTCCCGCCTGGGTCGAGAGCTGTTTGTTGCTGGGGGCAACATCGTGGATGCTGGAGTTGGAGCAGCCTTGTGTCTGGCAGTGGTCCATCCTCACACCACAGGGCTAGGTCA CTGCTGCAGCCCCCAGGAGCAGTGTCCTGGCCACCGTGGACAGCAGCGGCTCCGTCCTCCTTCTCACCTCCTCGCTCAACAGCTCCTTCGGCTCTGGACACCTGTCCCCAAGCACCGGGGTTCTACTCAGCAACCTGGTGGCTGA